In Bacteroidales bacterium, the following are encoded in one genomic region:
- a CDS encoding KTSC domain-containing protein has product MAFVPVESSNVAGVSYDNKSQTLYVAFKNGSRYFYQAVPEAIYTALLNAPSKGRFLNSEIIGRYRYGNI; this is encoded by the coding sequence ATCGCGTTTGTGCCGGTGGAGTCATCGAATGTTGCCGGTGTGTCCTACGACAACAAGTCACAGACTCTTTACGTCGCGTTCAAGAATGGATCGCGGTACTTTTATCAAGCAGTTCCCGAGGCGATTTACACAGCCTTGCTCAATGCACCGTCAAAGGGGCGATTTCTCAATTCGGAAATCATCGGACGGTACAGATACGGAAACATCTGA